One segment of Ricinus communis isolate WT05 ecotype wild-type chromosome 8, ASM1957865v1, whole genome shotgun sequence DNA contains the following:
- the LOC8283404 gene encoding GPI mannosyltransferase 1, with protein MAWINMSKLLLFSAIFRLILIIYGEWQDAHMEVRYTDVDYLVFSDAASLMASGESPYKRSTYRYSPLLAFLLIPNSIIHRSWGKFIFSASDLLVGLFIHKILKRRRVPEDLSIYSVMVWLLNPFTFTIGTRGNCEPIVCAMILWTIICLMNGDVVQAAFWYGLVVHFRIYPIIYALPIVLVLKPQIFQSDQKPPLVNWKSNQGKASQNRAEEPKCGLWTRLKTIFTRGRIIFGLLSGTVFLSCTLLFFYLYRWEFLNEALLYHLTRTDPRHNFSIYFYHIYLHYEHEFSVVEKLISFFPQLMVQLVLILRFAQDLPFCFFLQTVAFVAFNKVITAQYFVWFFCLLPLLLPWSNMKLKWEGLCCMMVWMGAQIHWLFWGYMLEFKGKNVFVQLWLASLLFLVANTFLIVMFIRRHRYSAFFKQIEHHPSSKKSE; from the exons ATGGCGTGGATAAACATGAGTAAATTGCTCCTATTCTCAGCAATCTTTAGactaattttgattatttatggGGAATGGCAAGATGCCCATATGGAGGTTAGATATACAGATGTGGATTACCTTGTTTTCTCTGATGCTGCCTCTCTAATGGCTTCTGGAGAATCGCCTTACAAGAGAAGTACTTATCGGTATTCTCCTTTGCTTGCTTTTTTGCTTATACCCAACTCGATTATTCATAGATCATGGGGGAAATTTATCTTCTCTGCTTCAG ATTTACTTGTAGGCTTGTTTATCCACAAAATTTTGAAGCGGCGTAGGGTACCtgaggatttaagcatatatTCTGTAATGGTATGGCTCCTCAATCCATTTACCTTCACCATTGGAACCCGTGGGAACTGTGAGCCCATTGTTTGTGCCATGATTTTGTGGACCATTATCTGTCTTATGAATG GTGATGTTGTTCAAGCTGCATTTTGGTACGGGCTTGTTGTCCATTTCAGAATTTATCCTATAATCTATGCGCTTCCTATTGTTCTGGTTCTTAAGCCTCAGATCTTCCAATCTGATCAGAAGCCTCCTCTTGTGAATTGGAAATCCAATCAAGGAAAAGCATCGCAGAATAGAGCAGAAGAACCTAAATGTGGTTTATGGACTCGATTGAAAACGATCTTTACAAGGGGAAGAATAATTTTTGGGCTTCTCTCAGGaactgtttttctttcttgtactttacttttcttctatttatatagATGGGAGTTCTTAAATGAAGCATTGTTGTACCATCTTACACGGACAGATCCGAGACATAATTTTTCCATCTATTTCTACCATATTTATCTTCATTATGAACACGAGTTTTCAGTAGTGGAAAAGCTCATCTCATTTTTTCCTCAGCTAATGGTTCAGTTGGTTCTCATACTCCGCTTTGCTCAAGATCTTCCATTTTGCTTTTTCCTGCAGACAGTGGCATTTGTAGCATTCAATAAG GTAATCACAGCGCAATACTTTGTCTGGTTCTTTTGCTTGCTGCCACTTTTACTGCCATGGAGCAATATGAAGCTGAAGTGGGAAGGCTTATGTTGCATGATGGTATGGATGGGGGCTCAGATCCACTGGTTATTCTGGGGTTATATGCTTGAATTTAAGGGCAAAAACGTATTCGTGCAGCTTTGGCTGGCGAGCTTATTATTTCTGGTTGCTAATACTTTTCTAATCGTCATGTTTATTCGGCGCCATAGATACTCTGCATTTTTCAAGCAAATAGAGCATCATCCAAGCTCCAAGAAATCTGAATGA